A genomic window from Candidatus Poribacteria bacterium includes:
- the rimI gene encoding ribosomal protein S18-alanine N-acetyltransferase has product MAIQNPLPNLTFEPMRLCDLQEIIKIENECFEDPWSETYYALSLKRPRSSEHFYAARHENSIVGYIVFSILHEEAHILNLAVPVAYRRQGIAKYLLTSALKMIQAHDGREVFLEVAVSNLPAQYLYRQFGFRICGTRKNYYGRSKDAYVFRKGEEIHVV; this is encoded by the coding sequence ATGGCAATCCAAAACCCGCTCCCAAACCTTACCTTTGAACCGATGCGCTTGTGTGATCTGCAGGAGATAATAAAAATCGAAAACGAGTGCTTTGAGGATCCATGGAGCGAAACTTATTACGCATTGTCTCTGAAGCGACCTCGGTCGTCCGAGCATTTTTACGCAGCACGGCACGAGAATAGCATCGTCGGTTACATTGTGTTCAGTATTCTCCATGAAGAGGCGCATATCCTGAACCTCGCAGTACCAGTTGCCTATCGGCGACAGGGCATCGCTAAATATCTGCTCACATCAGCCCTAAAAATGATACAGGCACATGATGGACGCGAAGTTTTCTTGGAAGTCGCCGTCAGCAATCTGCCTGCACAATACCTCTATCGGCAGTTCGGGTTCCGCATCTGTGGCACCCGAAAAAACTACTACGGACGCTCTAAAGACGCTTACGTTTTCCGAAAAGGAGAAGAAATTCATGTTGTTTAA
- a CDS encoding PLP-dependent aminotransferase family protein: MKDFGFTGGRPDPYTFPTEGLIAASEKALRKLGGDLVNYPGESGYQGLRELASMRFERREGVPLPIDNISITSGSMQALELVLGTLINPGDTVLTEEYTYSGTLGIMRHFKANIVGVPMDYTDGMNMDALAAKLAELKRQNIRPSLIYTTSNHQNPTGAILSLERRHRMLALAEEYDTRIVEDDCYGDIDFTSTPTPASLFKLDTSNRVIFIATFSKILGAGVRQGYFVAREPYWGQIHQNRWDGGTSALASAIVAEFFMEHLEAHLVKTNAAVGAKCRAVVETLEAHVSDLCTWTRPRGGLFLWIDLPENTDLNKLQELASAKGVGYSNGSAFHYASESVKAIRLAYAYCHVDDIPEGITYLCEAIRAAQVTSADVAAGD; this comes from the coding sequence ATGAAAGATTTTGGTTTTACAGGCGGGCGACCGGATCCGTACACGTTCCCGACGGAAGGTTTAATTGCCGCGAGTGAAAAGGCTCTCCGTAAGTTGGGTGGCGATCTGGTTAACTATCCGGGCGAATCAGGATATCAAGGATTGCGGGAACTGGCATCAATGCGATTTGAGAGACGTGAAGGTGTCCCGCTGCCGATAGATAATATCTCAATTACCTCAGGCTCCATGCAGGCACTGGAATTGGTCCTGGGGACGTTGATTAATCCCGGCGATACGGTCCTGACAGAGGAATATACTTATAGCGGCACCTTGGGGATCATGCGGCACTTCAAGGCGAATATCGTCGGTGTGCCGATGGACTACACCGATGGCATGAATATGGATGCGCTGGCGGCGAAACTTGCGGAACTCAAACGCCAGAATATCCGACCATCGCTCATCTATACGACATCGAACCACCAGAATCCGACAGGTGCTATTCTCTCGCTTGAGCGTCGCCATCGGATGTTAGCCTTAGCGGAAGAATACGACACACGCATTGTTGAAGATGACTGCTACGGCGATATTGACTTTACATCGACACCGACACCGGCATCACTTTTTAAGTTGGATACTTCTAATCGGGTGATCTTCATTGCGACTTTCTCCAAGATTTTAGGCGCGGGTGTTCGGCAAGGTTATTTCGTGGCGAGAGAACCTTATTGGGGACAAATTCACCAGAACCGCTGGGACGGCGGGACGAGTGCATTAGCGAGTGCAATCGTTGCTGAATTCTTCATGGAACACTTGGAAGCGCATCTCGTGAAGACGAATGCAGCGGTAGGCGCGAAATGTCGCGCAGTGGTGGAGACGCTTGAGGCGCACGTCAGCGATCTCTGTACATGGACACGCCCCCGCGGTGGACTCTTCCTATGGATAGATCTGCCGGAGAACACGGACCTTAACAAGTTGCAGGAACTCGCCTCGGCAAAAGGGGTCGGATACAGTAACGGAAGTGCCTTCCACTACGCGAGCGAGTCCGTAAAGGCGATCCGATTGGCGTATGCTTACTGCCATGTCGATGATATTCCTGAAGGGATTACTTATCTATGTGAAGCGATTCGCGCGGCACAAGTGACCTCAGCGGATGTTGCGGCAGGCGATTAG
- a CDS encoding sulfatase: MRNIILISLDTLRASSMSCYGHRNLTTPHLDALAEKATLFEKCISPHIPTHPAHTTMFTGKDVLSHQIITQGGTLNLATDIKTAPELLSEAGYFTVAADNLGRWFQRGFPEALYRGYQWETGYRNARKAEAVNETAIELLDIAQAQDKPWFAFLHYWDPHTPYLPPLPFERMFYSGDECAPTHQSMDAVYACEPFTDYFRQWMCTPDPSDPDNIAKKRLWTDRRYVNAQYDASIAYMDACLAQLFRYLNDCGQLEETLLMITADHGEELDEHELWYDHHGLYETNCHVPLIVHCPALISEGQRLDGLVRLTDIAPTLLDYAGLTAVAAREKMEGTSLRALMENSSHDGTTEAVYLTECGWMKKRGWQTQKWKLIVETGDTPAVYGTPDLELYDLEEDPDEVYNLAEEADDVVAHLKTDMETFLQRRLAETGLPDPTVEQDITMRRIGDTSKAVPL; encoded by the coding sequence ATGCGCAATATTATCCTCATCTCGTTAGATACACTACGGGCATCAAGTATGAGTTGTTATGGGCATCGCAACCTGACGACACCGCACCTCGATGCGCTCGCAGAGAAGGCGACGCTTTTTGAGAAGTGTATCAGCCCACATATCCCGACACATCCTGCTCATACGACGATGTTCACGGGAAAGGATGTCTTGTCCCACCAAATTATTACACAGGGTGGAACGCTCAACTTAGCAACGGACATAAAGACGGCTCCTGAGCTGCTGAGTGAGGCGGGCTACTTCACCGTTGCGGCGGACAATTTGGGACGCTGGTTTCAGCGCGGTTTCCCTGAAGCACTGTATCGCGGCTACCAATGGGAGACGGGTTACCGCAATGCTCGGAAGGCGGAGGCGGTTAACGAAACAGCGATTGAGCTTTTGGACATTGCGCAGGCACAGGATAAACCTTGGTTCGCTTTTCTTCACTACTGGGATCCACACACGCCGTATCTTCCTCCGTTGCCGTTTGAACGGATGTTTTATAGCGGAGACGAATGTGCCCCGACCCATCAAAGCATGGATGCTGTTTACGCATGCGAACCCTTTACGGACTATTTTCGACAGTGGATGTGTACGCCAGACCCATCGGATCCGGACAACATTGCGAAGAAACGACTCTGGACGGATAGGCGGTATGTAAACGCGCAATACGATGCCTCGATCGCTTATATGGACGCGTGCCTGGCACAGTTGTTCCGATACTTGAACGATTGCGGGCAACTTGAGGAGACGCTCCTGATGATTACCGCCGATCACGGTGAGGAACTCGATGAACACGAACTCTGGTATGACCATCACGGACTCTACGAAACCAATTGCCACGTGCCGTTAATCGTTCACTGTCCGGCACTCATTTCCGAAGGACAACGGCTTGACGGTCTTGTCCGTCTCACTGACATTGCCCCGACACTCCTTGATTATGCGGGGTTGACGGCGGTGGCGGCGCGTGAAAAGATGGAGGGCACAAGTCTACGTGCCTTGATGGAAAACAGCTCACACGATGGGACGACGGAAGCGGTCTATCTTACGGAGTGCGGATGGATGAAAAAGCGTGGATGGCAAACCCAGAAGTGGAAATTGATTGTTGAAACCGGTGATACGCCTGCCGTTTATGGAACACCGGATTTGGAACTCTACGATCTTGAAGAGGATCCCGACGAGGTTTATAATTTGGCTGAAGAGGCAGACGATGTCGTTGCGCATTTGAAAACAGATATGGAGACTTTTCTGCAACGCCGACTCGCCGAAACAGGACTGCCCGACCCAACGGTCGAACAGGATATTACCATGCGACGCATCGGTGATACGTCTAAGGCAGTGCCGCTTTGA
- a CDS encoding glycosyltransferase family 9 protein, which translates to MQSTRLQQHLDRYLGIPLCALLRLFSQQASIPSTPKKILFIQLSALGDTILAIPAIRAIRYAFPDAEVAMLASPTNLNYLSACPYIDRRIAFRKPGIRLISLLRRERFDWAIDLEHWPRLSALLAYATGAPMRLGFSTRGQYRHYLFTETVPHIEGRHEVRNFLSLAAQLNCQVQELGLEVWWRENERAWVREVLAEVGISLEEPMIVLHPEAGRRGEPRRRWPHGRYVALANALVAKYGAQIVLTGAPDEVAVSEEIADRTKHRTVVLTGRTEVNQLAALFSDATLVVSGNCGPMHLAAATGTPVIGLHGPTNFAQWGPWSRHSSIVRARIPCSPCLNLGYEYGCQALADGTSPCMHTVAVATVLQECERLLSGVGGQ; encoded by the coding sequence ATGCAGTCCACTCGGCTTCAACAACACTTAGATCGATACCTCGGTATTCCGCTTTGCGCGCTGCTGCGCCTATTTTCTCAACAGGCATCGATACCCTCCACCCCGAAAAAGATTCTTTTCATTCAACTCTCCGCTTTGGGTGACACGATTTTGGCGATCCCCGCCATTCGGGCGATTCGATACGCCTTTCCAGATGCCGAAGTCGCGATGTTAGCATCCCCAACGAACCTAAATTATCTATCAGCGTGCCCCTATATCGACAGACGCATCGCTTTCCGTAAACCAGGAATCCGATTAATTTCGCTGCTGCGCCGCGAGAGATTCGATTGGGCAATCGACTTAGAGCATTGGCCCCGACTGAGCGCGCTGCTCGCTTACGCGACGGGTGCACCGATGCGACTCGGATTTTCGACAAGAGGACAGTATCGTCATTACCTTTTCACGGAGACGGTCCCGCACATCGAAGGACGGCATGAGGTCCGTAACTTTTTGAGCCTTGCGGCGCAACTGAACTGTCAAGTCCAAGAACTTGGACTTGAGGTTTGGTGGCGTGAAAACGAACGTGCGTGGGTACGCGAAGTCTTGGCAGAAGTGGGTATCTCGCTGGAGGAACCGATGATTGTGCTACATCCAGAGGCAGGCAGACGCGGCGAGCCTCGCAGACGATGGCCACACGGACGCTATGTGGCACTGGCGAATGCTCTGGTTGCAAAGTATGGTGCGCAGATCGTTTTGACAGGAGCACCTGATGAGGTGGCGGTCTCTGAAGAGATCGCTGATCGGACGAAACACCGAACTGTTGTACTTACGGGACGGACGGAGGTCAATCAACTCGCTGCGCTTTTTTCGGATGCGACGTTGGTAGTGAGCGGCAATTGTGGTCCGATGCACCTCGCGGCGGCAACGGGCACACCGGTTATTGGGTTGCATGGTCCTACGAACTTTGCGCAATGGGGTCCTTGGAGTCGTCATTCGAGTATCGTCCGTGCACGGATACCGTGTAGTCCGTGTCTTAATTTGGGTTATGAGTATGGGTGTCAAGCACTTGCCGATGGGACCTCGCCGTGTATGCACACGGTTGCGGTTGCGACTGTGCTTCAGGAGTGTGAACGGTTGTTATCGGGAGTCGGCGGTCAGTAG